AACACTCCAAGCATATATTGCACCAAGTGCCAATTGAATTGAAATTGCACCAGCAACAACAACCCATCTGTTTTTAATTTGTCTTTTATTCATAATAAATCCAATATAGATAATATTTTTATTAGTTTAAGCAGCTCTTAATTATTAATGGCTATAATAATATTATATCAGTCTGATTTCGTAATATGTATATAATATAGCGGGAATATAATAAAGAAAAATACACTAATAATGTATTCGACACCTTTAATATGTGTGTAATAATCATTTAATGTTTTGGGTGACTCAGCAGACGTTAACATTCGAATAATAAATCCAAGTATAATAACTAAAAGAATAGAAATTATAAGACCTTTATATTTTACCATCATTATTTTTCTCCTTTCCAACTATATAAAATAGGAAACCTGTAAAGAATAAATCTATAAACAATGATGTAAATCGTGAAGATTGTCATTGAAATGACAAATTCTTTCCAATGTGGAACTTCCTGGTATAGCTTCCAATTAAAAGCTACTAACGTAGTATTTATACGATTCATTGCAAGTCCGATTACTGTAAGAAAAGCAGTAAACCTAATTAATGTCATATTTGTATTTTTTATTCCTATGCCGAATAAAACCATTGGAATAAAACCGAATATTGACATTTCAAGAATAAAATAATGCCCCCACCCAGTTGATAAATAAGCCCATTCGTTATCGTGAGCAATACCAATAAACTTTATAACAACATATGTGATCAAAGTTAATGAAATACCTCTTGCAAGACCGATAGTGAGTCTATCTAAATTATCTAAGAATTCATGATCACATCTCCAAGCCATAAATTTTTTGACTAATGTGCTGACAACAATAACCATAGCTAAACCAGCAGCGATTGAAGAAACAAAAAAGTGCCACCATTGAAAAGTGGAATACCATAATGGGTGAATTTTTGCCGGTGCATAAGTAAATAATGCACCCAAGGCACCTTGATGTAATGTAGATAAAATAATTCCTGAAATTGTTAATCCTAAAATCCATTTTCTAACAAATGCTTTTGCCTTCAACCATCCAATCCATTCGAAAAACGCTGGTGAAACTTCTGCAATTTGAACCGATAAATAAGTGGCGACATGCCACGCGACTAAAAATAAGACCGCAGCTGGTCCCAATGATACAAACATAGGATAAGGTAAATGCCATGGTATACCAAGATCGAGAAGGAGATAAATAACAGCAAATAGATAACCTAATAGTCCACCTAAAAGTGCTAAACGCTCAATTGGATGATAATCATGTCTACCAAATATTTCTACTGTCGTTCCCAATAAAAACCCCGATGCTGATAGTGGAACCATGGTAAACAAACCAAAGGCTAAAAATAATCCCCACGGGTAATCATTTGAAGAGTGTGTTACGGCACCTAAGCCAACCACATATCGTTGAATTATTAATGGAATGCCAATAATCAGTATAAGTAAAAATATCCAATTGAATCGATTTTTTAAAACAGATAAAAAATACTCTTTTGGCAGTAAGCCTAGCATCATTTTCTCCTTAAAAGTCCATTCTTTTTCATCTGTTTTATTATGAGAAATGATGGGTAAATACGAATGACTATTTACAATATGCTTCATTATTTATCCCCATCCTTTGAGCTAGATATCTTGGTGTTATCTTTTTTGCTAGCAAGCATGCTAAACCCTCCAAACAGTGCCGGCCAAATTGTTAAAACCATTGGAACTACGGTTAAAAAGTTTTTAACATAATTAACGATGGGTTCTTTTGGAACATCAAGATCAAAGCCAACTTCATCAAAAGGGACAGGAGAAAGATATAGCCAAGATGTTCCACCGGCTTCAAGTTCGCCATAAATATGTTCAACGTATTTATCTGGGTTTTTGTTTATCCTTCTTCGTGCTATTTTTAATATTTTATCTCTTTTGCCAAATGTTAATGCACCATTTGGACACGATTCTACACATGCAGGGACCAAACCATTTTTCAATCGTGTATCATAACACAGCTTACATTTTACAATTTTCGGTTTCGAAGCACTGGAATATTTATATGTAGGCATATTGAATGGACATGCAACCATACATGTTCTACATCCAACACACACTTCTTCGTCATAAATAACAGCACCTTCTGGAGTTTTAGTATATGCATTAACAAAACAAGACACTTGACATGCTGGTTCCTTACAATGCATACATTGACTTTTTTTAAATAATGGGTGGTCAATAACGTCTGGTGTGTATTTGTTAACAACGGTGTAATGACTTGCGTCAGTTCTTCTTTTCTGCCCATGATGTAATTCATCGAGCACCGACTTATCATCAAAAGGTTTAGATGGTGCAGGAAGTCCTTGTTCTTCATTACATGCCGCTTCACAACTTCTACAACCAATGCATTTTGTAATATCTACTAGAACTCCCATTGAATCAGGATAATTTTCAAATGAT
The window above is part of the Candidatus Neomarinimicrobiota bacterium genome. Proteins encoded here:
- the nrfD gene encoding polysulfide reductase NrfD, with protein sequence MKHIVNSHSYLPIISHNKTDEKEWTFKEKMMLGLLPKEYFLSVLKNRFNWIFLLILIIGIPLIIQRYVVGLGAVTHSSNDYPWGLFLAFGLFTMVPLSASGFLLGTTVEIFGRHDYHPIERLALLGGLLGYLFAVIYLLLDLGIPWHLPYPMFVSLGPAAVLFLVAWHVATYLSVQIAEVSPAFFEWIGWLKAKAFVRKWILGLTISGIILSTLHQGALGALFTYAPAKIHPLWYSTFQWWHFFVSSIAAGLAMVIVVSTLVKKFMAWRCDHEFLDNLDRLTIGLARGISLTLITYVVIKFIGIAHDNEWAYLSTGWGHYFILEMSIFGFIPMVLFGIGIKNTNMTLIRFTAFLTVIGLAMNRINTTLVAFNWKLYQEVPHWKEFVISMTIFTIYIIVYRFILYRFPILYSWKGEK
- a CDS encoding 4Fe-4S dicluster domain-containing protein encodes the protein MEKFNRRSFFKTSIFGSMALTSFAKGKSFENYPDSMGVLVDITKCIGCRSCEAACNEEQGLPAPSKPFDDKSVLDELHHGQKRRTDASHYTVVNKYTPDVIDHPLFKKSQCMHCKEPACQVSCFVNAYTKTPEGAVIYDEEVCVGCRTCMVACPFNMPTYKYSSASKPKIVKCKLCYDTRLKNGLVPACVESCPNGALTFGKRDKILKIARRRINKNPDKYVEHIYGELEAGGTSWLYLSPVPFDEVGFDLDVPKEPIVNYVKNFLTVVPMVLTIWPALFGGFSMLASKKDNTKISSSKDGDK